A genomic segment from Rahnella aceris encodes:
- a CDS encoding type II toxin-antitoxin system CcdA family antitoxin has product MSSVAGNKKRTNVTLSADLLEQAKVFGINLSATFDKALGEAVKEKQRKLFLEENQQAMDSCNAFTEKAGLFSQGRGVL; this is encoded by the coding sequence ATGTCATCAGTAGCCGGAAATAAAAAACGAACGAATGTCACGCTGAGTGCCGATTTACTAGAACAGGCCAAAGTGTTCGGCATTAATCTTTCAGCAACTTTCGATAAAGCGTTAGGAGAAGCGGTGAAAGAGAAGCAAAGGAAACTTTTCTTAGAGGAAAATCAGCAAGCAATGGATTCCTGCAACGCCTTCACTGAAAAGGCAGGACTCTTCTCTCAAGGTCGTGGAGTGTTGTAA
- a CDS encoding chromate transporter produces the protein MPETEENTAPQPDCRQLFMGFFVLGLTGFGGVLPMARHMLVDKRHWLTAAQFTELLGLCQFLPGGNIINLSVALGMEFRGLRGALSALLGLILAPTICVVLLGLVYARYQNEPLVEHLFAGMAAAAAGLLLSTGIKMLAPLRGKWLQLLLVAVGVMAIAVFRIPMLPVMLVLAPVSIFICARSKF, from the coding sequence ATGCCTGAGACAGAAGAAAATACCGCGCCACAACCCGATTGCAGGCAACTGTTTATGGGCTTTTTCGTCCTTGGCCTGACCGGTTTCGGTGGCGTGCTGCCGATGGCGCGACACATGCTGGTGGATAAACGCCACTGGCTGACCGCCGCTCAGTTCACCGAGTTGCTCGGGTTGTGCCAGTTTTTACCCGGCGGCAACATCATTAACCTGTCGGTCGCGCTGGGGATGGAGTTCCGCGGATTACGCGGCGCATTATCGGCGCTACTCGGGCTTATTCTCGCGCCGACGATTTGTGTGGTGCTGCTCGGCCTTGTGTATGCACGTTATCAGAATGAACCGCTGGTGGAACATCTGTTCGCCGGAATGGCGGCGGCGGCGGCCGGTTTACTGCTCTCGACCGGCATCAAAATGCTTGCTCCTTTGCGGGGGAAATGGCTGCAACTTTTGCTGGTTGCCGTCGGCGTAATGGCAATTGCCGTGTTCCGGATCCCGATGCTGCCGGTCATGCTGGTGCTGGCCCCGGTCAGTATTTTCATCTGTGCGAGGAGTAAATTCTGA
- the fusA gene encoding elongation factor G yields the protein MARKTPIERYRNIGISAHIDAGKTTTTERILFYTGMNHKLGEVHDGGATTDWMAQEQERGITITSAAVTCFWRGMDHSFDEHRINIIDTPGHVDFTIEVERSMRVLDGAVMVYDAVGGVQPQSETVWRQANKYKVPRLAFVNKMDRQGADFFRVRQMMVDRLKANPVPIVIPIGKEEHFTGVVDLRKMRAILWDDATQGMTFTYEAIPAELQALAEEWREKMVSAAAEANDALMDKYLEEGTLTEDEITEGLRLRTIAGEIQPMLCGSAFKNKGVQRMLDAVIELMPSPLDIPPVAGTDEDGNDVFRHSDDNEKFSALAFKLMTDPYVGQLTFVRVYSGVLKKGDSVYNPVRGKKERIGRIVQMHANDRIEIDEIRAGDIAACVGLKDVTTGETLCDPSDIITLVRMEFPDPVISQAIEPKTKADQEKMGIALSRLASEDPSFRIRTDEESGQTIISGMGELHLEIIVDRMKREFGVEANIGKPQVTYRETVRKTVTDVEGKFVRQSGGKGQYGHVVFTLEPLPAGTGFEFVDATKGGVVPRDYIPAVEKGVTEALNNGILAGYPVVDVKVTLTFGSYHEVDSSEMAFKMAAIFGFKEAAKRADPVILEPMMKVEVETPEEYAGGVMGDLSSRRGTVQGMEEIAGGGGKIIKAEVPLSEMFGYSTVLRSMSQGRATYSMEFNHYAEAPRNVAENIIASRGK from the coding sequence ATGGCTCGCAAAACGCCAATCGAGCGCTACCGCAATATCGGTATCTCAGCACACATCGACGCAGGTAAAACCACCACCACCGAGCGTATTCTTTTCTATACCGGCATGAATCATAAGCTGGGAGAAGTGCATGACGGCGGTGCGACCACAGACTGGATGGCTCAGGAACAGGAACGCGGCATTACCATTACGTCAGCCGCCGTGACCTGTTTCTGGCGCGGGATGGATCACTCCTTCGATGAGCACCGCATTAACATTATCGACACCCCGGGGCACGTGGATTTCACCATTGAGGTAGAGCGTTCCATGCGCGTTCTCGACGGTGCGGTGATGGTGTACGACGCCGTGGGCGGCGTGCAGCCACAGTCTGAAACCGTCTGGCGTCAGGCCAATAAATACAAAGTGCCGCGTCTGGCGTTCGTCAACAAAATGGACCGTCAGGGCGCAGATTTCTTCCGTGTCCGCCAGATGATGGTGGACCGGCTGAAAGCCAATCCGGTGCCGATTGTCATTCCGATCGGTAAAGAAGAGCATTTCACCGGCGTGGTGGATTTGCGCAAAATGCGCGCCATTTTATGGGATGACGCGACACAAGGTATGACCTTTACCTATGAAGCGATCCCGGCAGAATTGCAGGCTCTGGCAGAAGAATGGCGCGAGAAAATGGTGTCGGCAGCCGCTGAAGCTAATGACGCGCTGATGGATAAATATCTCGAAGAAGGCACGCTGACTGAGGATGAAATTACCGAAGGGCTGCGTCTGCGCACTATCGCCGGTGAAATCCAGCCGATGCTGTGCGGCAGTGCGTTCAAGAATAAAGGCGTGCAGCGTATGCTCGATGCCGTGATCGAACTGATGCCTTCTCCGCTGGATATTCCACCGGTGGCGGGCACAGACGAAGACGGTAACGACGTTTTCCGTCACTCTGATGACAACGAGAAGTTTTCGGCGCTGGCATTCAAACTGATGACTGACCCGTATGTCGGCCAGCTGACGTTTGTCCGTGTTTATTCCGGCGTGCTGAAAAAAGGCGACAGCGTGTATAACCCGGTGCGCGGCAAGAAGGAACGTATTGGCCGTATCGTGCAGATGCATGCCAATGACCGTATCGAGATTGACGAAATTCGTGCTGGTGATATCGCCGCCTGTGTGGGGCTGAAAGATGTGACGACAGGTGAAACACTGTGTGATCCTTCGGACATCATTACGCTGGTGCGCATGGAGTTCCCGGATCCGGTGATTTCGCAGGCCATCGAGCCGAAGACTAAAGCCGATCAGGAGAAAATGGGCATCGCGCTGTCACGGCTGGCGTCAGAAGACCCGTCGTTCCGTATCCGCACCGATGAGGAATCCGGCCAGACGATCATTTCCGGTATGGGCGAATTGCATCTGGAAATCATCGTCGACCGTATGAAACGGGAGTTCGGTGTGGAAGCCAACATCGGCAAACCGCAGGTAACGTACCGTGAAACGGTGCGCAAAACGGTGACTGATGTCGAAGGGAAATTTGTGCGTCAGTCCGGCGGTAAAGGTCAGTACGGCCACGTGGTCTTCACGCTCGAACCATTGCCGGCAGGCACAGGTTTTGAGTTTGTGGATGCGACCAAAGGTGGCGTGGTGCCGCGCGACTATATCCCTGCGGTTGAAAAAGGGGTCACGGAAGCGCTGAACAACGGCATTCTGGCCGGTTATCCGGTGGTCGATGTGAAAGTGACGCTGACCTTTGGTTCCTATCACGAGGTCGATTCCTCGGAAATGGCGTTCAAAATGGCGGCGATCTTTGGTTTCAAAGAAGCGGCGAAACGTGCCGATCCGGTGATTCTGGAACCGATGATGAAAGTGGAAGTGGAAACGCCGGAAGAGTATGCCGGTGGCGTGATGGGCGATTTATCGTCGCGTCGCGGTACGGTGCAGGGCATGGAAGAAATCGCGGGCGGTGGCGGTAAAATTATCAAAGCCGAAGTGCCGCTGTCTGAAATGTTCGGTTATTCCACCGTTTTGCGGTCGATGTCGCAAGGCCGTGCAACCTACAGCATGGAGTTCAATCACTATGCCGAGGCACCGCGCAATGTGGCCGAAAACATTATTGCGTCGCGTGGTAAATAA
- a CDS encoding O-methyltransferase → MGQGSPEEYSRKWAAVDNYLVSHLVDSDPVLDQVLKNNHQAGLPAHDVAPNQGKLLALFAQIISAQKVLEIGTLGAYSTIWLARALPALGKVVTLEADPHHARIAQTNIELAGLQDKITLHTGPASETLPTLAAEAPFDLIFIDADKPSNPLYLEWALKLSKPGTLIIGDNVVRDGAVVDPHSDDARVQGVRRFIEMIEQEPRLSATALQTVGSKGWDGFVLARVTG, encoded by the coding sequence ATGGGTCAGGGGAGTCCGGAGGAATACAGCAGGAAATGGGCAGCGGTTGACAACTATCTGGTGAGTCACTTAGTGGACAGCGATCCGGTTCTGGATCAGGTACTGAAAAACAATCATCAGGCCGGTTTACCCGCACACGACGTAGCACCCAATCAGGGAAAATTACTGGCGCTGTTCGCCCAAATCATCAGCGCACAGAAAGTCTTAGAAATCGGTACGCTCGGCGCTTACAGCACTATCTGGCTGGCGCGGGCGTTACCGGCGCTCGGAAAAGTCGTGACGCTGGAAGCCGATCCGCATCATGCGCGCATCGCACAAACCAACATTGAGCTGGCCGGTTTGCAGGATAAAATTACCTTACACACCGGGCCTGCGTCAGAGACCTTGCCCACGCTCGCGGCGGAAGCGCCGTTTGACCTGATTTTTATTGATGCCGATAAACCCAGCAATCCGCTTTATCTGGAATGGGCGCTGAAATTGTCGAAACCGGGGACATTAATTATTGGCGATAATGTGGTGCGGGACGGCGCGGTGGTGGATCCGCACAGCGACGACGCCCGGGTGCAGGGTGTGCGTCGCTTTATTGAGATGATTGAACAGGAACCGCGTTTATCAGCGACCGCGCTGCAAACCGTCGGCAGCAAAGGCTGGGACGGTTTTGTGCTGGCGCGGGTCACCGGTTAA
- a CDS encoding TetR/AcrR family transcriptional regulator produces MRYESEHKPKIRERILKEAAKDIRTKGPLQVSVAGVMSKAGLTHGGFYAHFASKEALIEAAIGQMFNQVMVRWDKENQGLTAQQQLAGYIDFYLSPGHRDNRAQGCPVSALASETPRLSAPCQAEFARGIERIRGMIIRQLTEMGVDDPQTQAISVSAELMGSLSLARCEPDREVSDALLESAKKALKARLDLAEE; encoded by the coding sequence ATGCGCTATGAGAGTGAACATAAACCTAAAATCCGCGAGCGGATCCTGAAGGAGGCGGCGAAAGACATCCGTACCAAAGGGCCGTTGCAGGTCAGCGTGGCAGGTGTAATGAGCAAAGCTGGCCTGACGCACGGTGGGTTTTATGCGCACTTTGCCTCAAAAGAGGCACTGATTGAGGCCGCCATCGGGCAGATGTTTAATCAGGTTATGGTCCGCTGGGATAAAGAAAATCAGGGGCTGACGGCGCAGCAGCAACTGGCAGGGTATATCGATTTCTACCTGTCGCCCGGGCACCGCGATAACCGGGCGCAGGGCTGTCCGGTGTCGGCGCTGGCCTCTGAAACGCCACGCTTGTCAGCGCCCTGTCAGGCAGAGTTCGCGCGCGGCATCGAACGTATCCGTGGGATGATTATCCGCCAGCTGACAGAAATGGGCGTGGACGACCCGCAAACGCAGGCGATATCGGTCAGTGCGGAACTGATGGGCAGTTTGTCGCTGGCACGTTGTGAGCCTGATCGTGAAGTTTCAGATGCGTTGCTGGAAAGTGCGAAGAAAGCGCTGAAGGCGCGGCTGGATCTTGCAGAAGAATAA
- a CDS encoding CcdB family protein, with protein MAQFDVYENQGEGKNLYPYFMDIQNPLFERLNERIVVPLTALSNLKPIRHLHPLIRIQNHQYVLMTNLLTSVSATQLRHEPVLNADIHRADVVAALDLLVMGI; from the coding sequence ATGGCGCAATTTGATGTGTACGAAAATCAGGGAGAAGGTAAAAATCTTTATCCCTATTTTATGGATATTCAGAATCCCTTATTTGAAAGACTCAATGAGCGGATCGTGGTGCCGCTAACTGCACTTAGCAACCTGAAACCCATCAGGCATCTTCATCCCCTTATCAGGATCCAAAATCATCAATACGTGCTGATGACTAATCTCCTGACCAGCGTGAGTGCGACGCAGCTACGCCATGAACCTGTGTTAAATGCGGATATTCATCGTGCTGATGTTGTTGCAGCACTGGACTTACTGGTGATGGGAATTTAA
- a CDS encoding LysR family transcriptional regulator has protein sequence MVMIELKRLNAFVTVVEAGSITRAAELLFIQQPPLTRLLQGLEQEFGIPLLQRLPRGVIPTEAGEVLLQEARAVLARAAQLSAAMHRAAQGEQGRIRIGFTSSAALHTFVPALLRRYREIYPAVSTQLEESGSGELLAAVVAGELDVAFVRMRVKDMPELEMEKVLEEPMWVAVPAGHKLASQPASQPLRLEDLNNEPFVLYRRRAGQGLYDAILAAYVRAGFSPHIVQEAPRLTSCLSLVGAGLGISIVPESMTRLGGDGVIFLPLDAATQLSAPLYLARREDSHSSAIINTFCDLVKSQLTAH, from the coding sequence ATGGTTATGATTGAACTGAAACGTCTGAATGCGTTTGTTACCGTGGTGGAAGCGGGCAGCATTACCCGCGCCGCAGAATTGCTGTTTATTCAACAGCCGCCGCTGACGCGCCTGTTACAGGGACTGGAGCAGGAATTTGGCATCCCTTTATTACAACGCTTGCCGCGTGGGGTGATCCCGACCGAAGCGGGCGAAGTGTTATTGCAGGAAGCCCGTGCTGTGCTGGCGCGGGCCGCTCAGCTCAGCGCTGCCATGCACCGCGCCGCGCAGGGCGAACAGGGTCGGATTCGCATCGGTTTCACCAGTTCCGCCGCGCTGCATACTTTTGTGCCCGCGCTGTTGCGCCGTTATCGGGAAATTTATCCGGCCGTCAGCACTCAGCTTGAGGAAAGTGGCAGTGGCGAATTGCTGGCCGCCGTGGTGGCGGGCGAGCTGGATGTCGCTTTTGTGCGCATGCGGGTCAAAGATATGCCGGAATTAGAGATGGAAAAGGTGCTGGAGGAACCGATGTGGGTGGCGGTTCCGGCCGGACACAAACTGGCGTCGCAACCAGCCAGTCAGCCACTCAGACTCGAAGATCTGAATAACGAGCCTTTTGTATTATACCGCCGTCGCGCCGGTCAGGGATTGTACGATGCCATACTGGCGGCGTATGTGCGTGCCGGTTTCAGTCCGCATATCGTGCAGGAAGCGCCACGTTTAACCTCTTGTCTGAGCCTGGTCGGCGCCGGACTGGGGATTTCTATTGTGCCGGAATCCATGACCCGGCTGGGCGGGGACGGGGTGATATTTTTGCCGCTGGACGCCGCGACACAACTCAGCGCACCGTTATATCTCGCGCGGCGCGAAGACAGCCATTCATCGGCTATAATCAATACGTTTTGCGATCTTGTAAAATCGCAACTGACGGCTCATTAA
- a CDS encoding chromate transporter gives MPVLLSLALLFTELSVLAFGGGNTILPEMQRAVVQVHHWMSAQEFSALFALAQAAPGPNMMIVPLIGWQVAGWSGLLVSSLAKFGPSSIITLVVMGGWKRYKDRPWRQIVQRGLVPVTVGLVVSSGLLIAKASATTLTLAGVIALCTLLALSKRIHPLWVLAVGAVLGLAFG, from the coding sequence ATGCCAGTTTTACTTTCTCTTGCCCTGTTATTTACCGAGCTTTCCGTGCTGGCATTTGGTGGCGGAAATACCATTCTGCCTGAGATGCAACGTGCAGTGGTGCAGGTGCATCACTGGATGAGTGCGCAGGAGTTCAGTGCGCTGTTCGCCCTGGCACAGGCCGCTCCCGGCCCGAATATGATGATCGTGCCGCTGATTGGCTGGCAGGTTGCCGGATGGTCAGGATTGCTGGTGTCTTCTCTGGCAAAATTTGGTCCGTCGTCAATCATTACACTTGTCGTGATGGGCGGCTGGAAACGTTACAAAGACCGTCCGTGGCGGCAGATAGTGCAACGCGGGCTGGTGCCGGTGACGGTCGGGCTGGTGGTGTCGAGCGGATTACTGATCGCCAAAGCCTCAGCCACCACGCTGACGCTTGCGGGGGTGATCGCCTTGTGTACCCTGCTGGCGCTCAGTAAGCGTATCCACCCGTTATGGGTACTGGCCGTTGGCGCGGTGCTCGGACTGGCATTCGGCTGA
- a CDS encoding TonB-dependent siderophore receptor has translation MLLAFPLKRSVLMCALAMPVASMAAEDTVIVKAAPADTADAPTQGYSAKTSKSATKTDQPLITTGQAVSVVTRQQMTDQNATTVNAALNYTPGVFTNFAGGATRYDTISLRGFHGGDVNNTFLDGLRILSDGSTYNSIQVDPWFLERIDVVKGPSSALYGQSIPGGVVVESTKRPQFAEEGHFQLSGGTQNTKGGAFDYTNAINDQLAFRLTGMTRSSDTQYDHQREERYAISPQLLWTPDENTSLLLRAYLQKDPSGGYHAAVPADGSLYGQKLSRGFFDGESTRNQFKRWEQIYSYEFQHAFNDVWSFRQNANYTHSNTELDQVYQAGWNADRTEMSRYYSGEKSSLDTFAIDNQLEADFATGELAHKVVIGFDYSHFINDVKSDAAYAENLNPYTGVGGDALDYYSHKRGKNRYEQMGTYLQDEMNWNKWYLTLSGRYDTLKTSSRSYESIYGTTSNSERKDSHFNSRASLLYAFDSGISPYVSYSQAMTPSALPGADGTLLKPMQSEQYEAGIKYQPVGTSDMYTAALYDLTQKDVGNRVVVGSYYEPAGKIRSQGLELEAKKQVTERFNVMAGYTYNKVRIRDAAENNGNTPYVTPKQMASIWGQYNTPIGVDMGAGVRYIGTQWADNENTRHMPSATLVDASLRMNLVQFNPQLKGAYVQLNANNLFDKKYVAACYGTSYCYWGQERTVVATVGYDF, from the coding sequence ATGTTGTTGGCTTTCCCCCTCAAACGCTCGGTGCTTATGTGCGCGCTGGCAATGCCGGTTGCCTCAATGGCTGCTGAAGACACCGTCATTGTCAAAGCCGCGCCTGCGGATACCGCCGATGCTCCGACGCAGGGTTACAGCGCGAAAACCAGTAAAAGTGCGACCAAAACGGATCAGCCGCTGATCACCACCGGTCAGGCCGTTTCTGTTGTGACCCGTCAGCAAATGACTGACCAGAACGCCACCACGGTTAACGCTGCACTGAACTACACGCCAGGCGTATTCACCAACTTTGCCGGCGGCGCAACGCGTTATGACACCATTTCCCTGCGCGGTTTCCACGGCGGTGACGTCAACAACACCTTCCTCGATGGCCTGCGGATCCTGAGCGATGGCTCGACCTATAACTCCATTCAGGTTGATCCGTGGTTCCTGGAACGTATTGATGTGGTGAAAGGACCGTCTTCTGCGCTTTACGGCCAGAGCATTCCCGGCGGTGTGGTGGTGGAATCCACCAAGCGCCCGCAGTTTGCTGAAGAAGGTCACTTCCAGCTTTCCGGTGGCACGCAAAATACCAAAGGCGGCGCATTCGATTACACCAATGCCATCAACGATCAGCTGGCATTCCGTCTGACCGGGATGACCCGCAGCAGCGATACGCAGTACGATCACCAGCGTGAAGAGCGTTACGCGATTTCGCCACAGTTGCTGTGGACGCCGGATGAAAATACCTCGCTTTTACTGCGCGCGTATCTGCAAAAAGATCCGTCCGGTGGCTACCACGCCGCGGTTCCGGCTGACGGCAGCCTCTACGGACAGAAACTGAGCCGGGGTTTCTTCGATGGCGAAAGCACCCGCAACCAGTTCAAACGCTGGGAGCAAATCTACAGCTACGAATTCCAGCACGCGTTTAACGACGTCTGGTCATTCCGCCAGAATGCCAACTACACGCATTCCAACACCGAGTTGGATCAGGTGTATCAGGCGGGCTGGAATGCGGACCGTACCGAGATGAGTCGTTATTATTCCGGTGAGAAGTCCTCGCTGGATACTTTTGCGATTGATAACCAGCTCGAAGCGGATTTCGCGACCGGCGAACTGGCACATAAAGTGGTGATCGGTTTCGATTACTCCCACTTTATCAATGATGTGAAATCTGACGCTGCTTACGCTGAAAACCTCAACCCGTACACTGGCGTTGGCGGTGATGCACTGGATTATTACAGTCATAAACGCGGTAAAAACCGTTATGAGCAGATGGGTACCTATCTGCAAGATGAGATGAACTGGAACAAATGGTATCTGACCCTGTCAGGCCGTTACGACACGCTAAAAACCTCCAGCCGCAGTTACGAAAGCATCTACGGCACCACCAGCAACAGCGAACGTAAAGACAGTCATTTCAACAGCCGCGCTTCCCTGCTGTACGCCTTTGACAGCGGCATTTCACCGTACGTCAGCTACAGCCAGGCGATGACGCCATCTGCCCTGCCAGGCGCTGACGGCACGCTGCTGAAACCGATGCAGAGTGAGCAATACGAAGCCGGGATCAAATACCAGCCGGTCGGCACTTCCGATATGTACACCGCGGCGCTGTATGATCTGACGCAAAAAGACGTGGGTAACCGCGTGGTAGTCGGCAGCTACTACGAGCCGGCAGGTAAAATCCGCTCACAGGGTCTTGAGCTGGAAGCTAAGAAACAGGTTACCGAACGCTTTAACGTGATGGCCGGTTACACCTACAACAAAGTGCGTATCCGTGATGCGGCTGAGAACAACGGCAACACGCCGTATGTGACGCCAAAACAAATGGCTTCCATCTGGGGTCAGTACAACACGCCGATTGGTGTGGATATGGGTGCAGGTGTGCGTTACATCGGCACACAATGGGCGGATAACGAAAACACCCGCCACATGCCTTCTGCCACGCTGGTTGATGCGTCACTGCGTATGAATCTGGTGCAGTTCAATCCGCAACTGAAAGGCGCGTATGTGCAGCTGAATGCTAACAACCTGTTCGACAAGAAATATGTCGCAGCCTGTTACGGCACCAGCTACTGCTACTGGGGTCAGGAACGTACCGTGGTTGCTACGGTAGGGTATGATTTTTGA
- a CDS encoding ArsR/SmtB family transcription factor yields MIANHPEREQIRLENVLTALGNPLRLAVVRTLAKGGEHPCGTLLQGLSKSTLTHHWRVLRDSGVIWQRPDGRANLLSLRREDLDARFPGLLDSLLSAIESDGITLESTQKHISEQHL; encoded by the coding sequence ATGATAGCCAACCATCCTGAGCGCGAGCAGATCCGCCTCGAAAATGTTCTGACTGCGCTGGGTAATCCGTTACGTCTGGCCGTGGTGCGCACCCTGGCAAAAGGTGGCGAGCATCCTTGCGGAACCTTATTACAGGGCCTGTCAAAATCGACGCTGACGCACCACTGGCGCGTATTGCGTGACAGCGGCGTTATCTGGCAGCGCCCTGACGGTCGTGCCAATTTGCTTTCGCTGCGCCGCGAAGATCTGGATGCCCGCTTCCCCGGCCTGCTCGATTCCCTGCTCAGCGCCATCGAATCCGACGGCATTACACTGGAATCCACCCAGAAACACATTTCCGAGCAGCACCTTTAA
- a CDS encoding glycoside hydrolase family 3 protein, translating into MKIKPLSLAVAALLLSSPSVFAADNQPELSQREVTLLTVDGLQFKDLDHSGKLEPYEDWRLTPEERAADLVKRMTLEEKAGVMMHGSAPTANSPIGAGTHYDMAAAEKMITGAKVNSLITRLSANDPAMMAEENNKLQQIAEKTRLGIPVTVSSDPRNSFEYLVGASTSSGKFTQWPETLGLAAIGNEKLTRRYADIVRQEYLAVGIREALSPQADLATEPRWARISGTFGEDPTRVHNMVRGYIEGMQNGPDGLNQGSVISVVKHWVGYGAAENGFDSHNVYGKNAVFPGNNLKEHIYPFTGAFEAKVASVMPTYSILKNVSVDGKPLEQVGAGFSHQLLTDILRGQYGFKGVILSDWLITSNCENECLNGSPEGKEPVPGGMSWGVENLTPQQRFVKAVLAGVDQFGGVTDSQLLVSAVHEKQLTEQRLNESVVRILEQKFQTGLFENPYVDVQKATQTVGRADWQKEANSAQGHSLVLLQNTDDVLPLKKGKKIWLYGIAPQAATAAGFTVVDAPEKADIALIRAHAPYEQPHKAWFFGKRHHEGSLAFTGDNADYQAIVKASKAVPTIVTVYLDRPAILTNVKDKAKVIIGNFGVSDTVLFTRLTSTEAYTGKLPFELPSSEEAVLRQQSDMPHDSENPLFDIGFGLAR; encoded by the coding sequence ATGAAAATCAAACCTCTGAGCCTTGCTGTCGCTGCCCTGCTGCTTTCCTCACCTTCTGTTTTTGCCGCCGATAATCAACCGGAACTTAGCCAGCGCGAAGTGACGCTGCTGACTGTCGACGGCTTACAGTTCAAAGATCTCGATCATTCCGGAAAACTGGAACCTTATGAAGACTGGCGACTGACGCCGGAAGAACGTGCAGCGGATCTGGTGAAACGCATGACGCTGGAGGAAAAAGCCGGGGTGATGATGCATGGCTCGGCACCGACGGCCAACAGCCCGATCGGCGCAGGCACGCATTATGACATGGCAGCGGCGGAAAAGATGATTACCGGCGCGAAGGTCAACAGCCTGATCACCCGGCTTTCGGCGAACGACCCCGCCATGATGGCGGAAGAAAACAATAAACTGCAGCAGATTGCCGAAAAGACGCGCCTGGGTATTCCGGTCACCGTCAGCAGCGACCCGCGTAACTCATTCGAGTATCTGGTCGGTGCGAGTACCTCTTCCGGTAAATTCACCCAGTGGCCGGAAACCTTAGGACTGGCGGCGATTGGCAATGAGAAACTCACCCGCCGTTACGCCGATATCGTCCGTCAGGAATATCTGGCCGTCGGTATTCGTGAGGCACTTTCACCGCAAGCCGATCTGGCAACAGAGCCGCGCTGGGCGCGTATCAGTGGCACCTTCGGCGAAGATCCGACACGGGTGCATAACATGGTGCGCGGGTATATCGAAGGGATGCAAAACGGTCCTGACGGGTTAAATCAGGGCAGCGTGATTTCCGTGGTCAAACACTGGGTCGGCTATGGCGCGGCTGAGAACGGTTTTGACAGCCATAACGTCTACGGCAAAAACGCCGTCTTCCCCGGCAATAATCTCAAAGAACACATCTATCCGTTTACCGGCGCGTTTGAAGCCAAGGTCGCCAGCGTCATGCCGACATATTCAATCCTGAAAAATGTTTCCGTGGACGGCAAACCGCTCGAACAGGTCGGTGCCGGATTCAGTCATCAGTTGCTGACCGACATTCTGCGCGGACAATACGGTTTCAAAGGCGTCATTCTCAGCGACTGGCTGATCACCAGCAATTGCGAAAACGAATGCCTGAACGGTTCGCCGGAAGGTAAAGAACCGGTGCCCGGTGGCATGTCGTGGGGTGTCGAAAATCTGACGCCGCAACAGCGTTTCGTGAAGGCGGTGCTGGCGGGTGTCGATCAGTTTGGCGGCGTGACCGACTCACAGTTGCTGGTCAGCGCAGTGCATGAAAAGCAACTGACTGAACAGCGCCTGAATGAATCTGTTGTGCGTATTCTTGAGCAAAAATTCCAGACCGGACTGTTTGAAAATCCGTATGTCGATGTGCAGAAAGCCACCCAAACCGTCGGGCGCGCTGACTGGCAAAAAGAAGCCAATTCGGCGCAGGGACATTCACTGGTATTGCTGCAAAACACCGATGATGTGTTACCGCTGAAAAAAGGCAAAAAGATCTGGCTGTACGGCATAGCACCGCAGGCCGCGACGGCAGCCGGTTTTACCGTGGTGGATGCGCCGGAGAAAGCCGATATTGCGCTGATCCGCGCCCATGCCCCGTACGAGCAACCGCATAAAGCCTGGTTCTTTGGCAAGCGCCATCACGAAGGCTCGCTGGCCTTTACCGGTGACAACGCGGATTATCAGGCGATCGTGAAAGCCAGCAAAGCAGTGCCGACAATCGTCACCGTTTATCTCGACCGTCCGGCGATCCTGACCAACGTGAAGGACAAAGCGAAAGTGATTATCGGCAATTTTGGTGTCAGCGATACCGTTTTGTTTACGCGCCTGACCAGCACCGAAGCCTATACCGGTAAGCTGCCGTTTGAACTGCCATCGTCTGAAGAAGCCGTGCTCAGACAACAATCCGATATGCCACATGACAGCGAAAATCCGCTGTTTGATATTGGCTTTGGTCTGGCGCGTTAA